The nucleotide sequence CCCCTGCACCGCCACGAAGTAGTAGACGCTGCCGAACGCGAACAGCCCGGTCAGGACCAGATCGTCGCGTTCGCTGCGCTCGCTGCGACCGCGCTCGCGCAAGCTCCTCAAGAGCACGAACAGCAGCGCGGGACCAAGCGCTGCGATCAGCGCCCAAAACAGGCAATCGGGCAGCGCGGTACCGCCCGCCAACGCCACCGCCGGCAAGACAATCAGGGCAGGCAGGGGCGGGAACGAAACGTACCAGCGGCCCTGGTACAGAGCCCAATCGTTGCTGCCGGGCGGCCGGTCCCCCAATACCGCCAGCTCACCGTGAAGCCAGCTGTTGGCAAGGTGCAGGTAGTGGTTGTCCGGGCTCGTTGTGAGTATGCGGTTGCCCAGGGTAAGGACATAAACCAGCGCGCAGACACCGAAAACCGTGCAGGGGAGGACGGCCCTTTGTCTAGCCCGCATCGGTCACAAGCCTCCGGCTCGATCGGCCGATCCCCCTTTTCGCAAACGGCCGCTGCCGACACTATGCCCAGCTCGAACCAAGAAGGCGAGCAATACTGGAGCCAAGACGTGCTGGCCGCAAGCGCCGCCCAGGGGTATGCGTGCCGAGCCGCTGGCTCGGGCATGGTTTGGGCGGCTTTGGGGCGGCTGTGAGTCGCCCTTGACGCAGCGAACCACGCGCTTTAGGGTCCTGGCATCCGTTTACTGGTCGAGCGCTTCCGAAGGGGACGGAGCACGCGTGATGGCGGCGTTGACGTTGCAGTCTGTAGAGCAGGCCTTGGCCAAGCTGGTCGACCCGGTCTTCGAGCGACCGATGAGCGAGCTTGGCCTGCTGAGCGACGTCAAGCTCGATGGCCGCAGGCTTTCGCTCAGGGTGCAGTTGAGCGCTCCGGCGGGGGCGAGCAAAGAGCGCATCACGCGCGATCTACAGGAGCTGGTGGGGCCGCTCGGTGTGCACGAAGTGGATTTGCTGTGGGACCTGCAAGTCCCCGCCCGGCAAGCAAGCGCCGACGATCCGGTTCCCGAGGTTCGCAACATCGTCTTGGTGATGTCGGGCAAGGGTGGCGTGGGCAAGAGCACCTGCGCGTTCAATCTGGCGCTGGCACTCAGTCAGGCGGGCGCGCGTGTTGGGGCGCTCGATGCCGACATCTATGGGCCCTCGCTGCCGACCATGATGGGCGTGCACGGCAATCCGCGCTCGCTCGACGGCAAGCGCATCGAGCCGCTGCGACGCCTCGGCGTCACGCTGATGAGCATCGGGTTCATGCTGGAGGACCCGAAACAGGCCGTTATCTGGCGCGGCCCCATGCTGCAGGGCGCCCTGCAGCAGTTTCTGGGCGATGTGAACTGGGGGACGCTCGATTACCTGATACTGGATCTGCCGCCCGGCACGGGCGACGTGGCCCTGACATTGGCGCAGCGCCTGCGCACCACGGGCGTCGTGATCGTGACCACCCCGCAGGAGGTCGCGCTGCAGGACGTGTACAAGGCTGTTTCCATGTGCGACAAGCTCAAGCTTCGCGTGCTCGGCGTACTCGAGAACATGAGCTACTTCGTGGATCCGCAGGGAGCGCGGCACGAGATCTTCGGCGCGGGCGGCGGCCAAAAGGTGGCGGACTATGCCAAGGCGCCGCTGCTCGGGCAGATCCCTATCGATCCCTTGGTCAGACAGTGGGGCGACGACGGTACACCGGTGGTGGAGGCCGCACCCAAGAGCACGGTGGCCAGCGCTTTTCGCGACGTGGCCGAACGGCTCGCCACCCGGATCGCCCGCGAGCACTTCGTCGCATCGGGTGGCCAAAAGGCACCTCCGGTCGCGGGGCACAAGCGGTTGAAGATCATCCGTTGAGGATTGCGATGACGCTACGCGGTTCGACCGGTTCGACCACGGCGAAATCAAGATGGGGAAACCCGAGCCTTGGACCGGAATCGGCTCCCGGCCTCCGCCCCGGCCTCGGTCGCGCCGTAGCACGCCGGCAAGGCTTGCACGCCGGCAAGGCTTGCACGCCAGCAAGGCGCAGCCGAGCTCACGGTTCGACGGGTCTGAGGCGCAAGCGAAACAAGCACCTTGCGTCGCGCTCGTCGGCTTCCAGGCGCGCGCCGATCGCGTCGGCCAGGACACGCGCCGCGAACAGCCCCAGGGCTCGTCCATAGCGTCCCCCGGAGCGCCGTTTCAGCTGTGGCTGGGTCCTGAGCGAGAACGCGCTCGAGCGCAGGCTGGGAGCCACCGGATGGCCTGTATCGCACAACTCGACGATCACGTAACCGTCGGGGTCGCGATCGACCCGTACGATGATCGGGTCGGTGCCGCTCCAGTGGCCGCAGTTTGCCAGCAGCACGTCCATGAGGCGCTCCACGGCACCCGGTTGGCGCAGGGTCGGATTCTTGCCGCCTCCGACGACGGCCACCGGCGGCTGATCGATCTGCAGCTCCACCTGCAGGTCGCCACGGTGCTCGATGGCGGCCTCGATGGCTGCAATGGGATTGCCCTGGCTGGCTGCCACCGGCGCTTGACCCAGAATCCAGTTCGCGATCCAGCCGCACTGCTCGAGTCCCCGCTCGACCTCGCGCAGGGCCAGGCCCGCGTCGTTGAGCGCAGCCCGGAGGTCTTCGCCGTCTCGCCCCTCGCCCGGATTCCAAACGTCGCGCACGAAGTTCAGGTTGGCACTGATCGTGGCGGTGGGATTGCGAAGGTCGTGCACCAAGAGCGCTAGCAGCTCGCCCACCTCCTCGCGTGTAGGGCTGTCGCTCGGCTCGTCGGCGTCAGGCATGTTGCAGGGATTCCGCGACCTCGCCGCGGAGCGTTGAAACGACGCGTTCATGGTACGCCACAGTCACGTTCGCAGCAGGCCGAGGTTACGTTGGCCCCGCATCAGGGAAACGCGAGGACTCCATCCTCGCCGTGCAAGTCTACCAGGGCGGCGACGTGTGACAATACGGCTTGGCGCCGATCGAGCAGGCCAGCAAGGCGCTTGCCATGCAGCCAGCGCCGGCCCCGAAGCACGGGATCACGACCGATTTCACGTGCCAGCGCCGGCGGGGAAAGCGCTGCGAGCCGCGCGATCAGGCCACGCGAAAAGCGCTGGGCGCGCAGCAGGCGCGCCAGCAGCTTGCGATGTAGC is from Pseudomonadota bacterium and encodes:
- a CDS encoding Mrp/NBP35 family ATP-binding protein translates to MTQRTTRFRVLASVYWSSASEGDGARVMAALTLQSVEQALAKLVDPVFERPMSELGLLSDVKLDGRRLSLRVQLSAPAGASKERITRDLQELVGPLGVHEVDLLWDLQVPARQASADDPVPEVRNIVLVMSGKGGVGKSTCAFNLALALSQAGARVGALDADIYGPSLPTMMGVHGNPRSLDGKRIEPLRRLGVTLMSIGFMLEDPKQAVIWRGPMLQGALQQFLGDVNWGTLDYLILDLPPGTGDVALTLAQRLRTTGVVIVTTPQEVALQDVYKAVSMCDKLKLRVLGVLENMSYFVDPQGARHEIFGAGGGQKVADYAKAPLLGQIPIDPLVRQWGDDGTPVVEAAPKSTVASAFRDVAERLATRIAREHFVASGGQKAPPVAGHKRLKIIR